CGGTGGCGAGGGCGCGCCGAAACGTCTCCGAGGAGCTGGTGCTATTGTCTTGAATGAGCGCCTGCATTGCGCCGCTAATCCACGTGCCACGAATGGTGAGCGGGTGGTGTCGGCCCAGTCGAGTACTTAGCTCCTGTACAATGGCCTCGCATGCTTCGGCTTGGGGGTCTGAGACGGTAATGCTGAACCGGCTTACGAGCTGGTCGGTGCTGTCTAGCCGCTGGGAAAGCACCTGCTCTGCTGTGTCTAGCACACTTGCGAAGTACAGGATATGGTTCTTTCCAAGGACGCGACCAACACTTTCGCTGTACTTGGTCATTGCCTGGATGGCTTCAGTTCGCTGGTTGAGCTGTCCGTAGGCTAGCGCCACTCGTCGACGCGTGTCTAGTGTATCCAGATGGTCGTCGCCAATCGTCATTTGTTGACGTGCCAGAACATTTGAACAGATAGACTGGCCTTCCTGAGCCTTGCCCAAGCGAAAGATAAGCTCGCCCATTAAGCCTTCTGATTTCATCGAAAGCTCGTGTCGTTTGGTTAGCACCCGTTGGGAATTGTTACACACCCAATCTCCCCACTCTTTTGCCTTCAGGAAGCACCCTGCACTAAGCTCAATATCGGCCAGGTAGTAACCGGCAAGGAGAGTGCTGTAGTGGTCCTGACCCAGGGTACGGTGATGCTCCTGGAAAATAGGATATTGTGCTCGCCTTGCGTCATCCCATTTCCAGTTATTCATGTGCTCTGCAACTTGACGCGATCTCGGATCGTTATCAGCAGGTTGAAATAAAACCCCGATAACCTGGTTTTCGGACGGGTCTGGCGTGCGAGGAGGTCCTGCGTAGGGTAGACTGCTGTTGAGATGCAATCGAGGTGGGAGAGGAGGTCCGGGATTTGGTGAAGCCGTGGAGGGCTTCGGGACAAATCCACGCTCCGTAAGAAGGACATGGTCTGCGATTTGTTTGATGTTTCCTTTGATCAGCTTGTACATCGCTCCCCGACTGCCGACCTTGCACATCTGCGAGTGATCTGCATCTAGCTTCAACCGGGTCTCGCGTTGTCCTGGTAGACCAAGGATGGCAGACTCTTCGTCAACCACAAGCTATTAGGATCAGTCGTAGGTCTTGTAACAATCGCAAATGGCGCTTACATGACTTATTGAAGCTGGTCCACTGCCTCCTATGAACACTTCTTTGCCCTCAACGAAACTAACGACCTGATAGTCTTCGAGTTGTTGTTTGAATCGGCTTGACATTTGCCTAGTAAAGAGAGCATTTTCTTCCAGACATTCGAGCAAGTCATTTTTGGCGTGGCCTCTGGATATGAATTTCGCGACATTGGCAGCGATTTTCCCCAGCTCAACACCCTTGCCTCCCCGATGTGGAGTTCCAAAGAAAACGAGACCGCAAGTGTCGGTACGGATAGAAGTATACTTTCGGTCCTCGTGTGCATTCAACAAGGCCTATTGAAGATAAGCTTAGCCATACCAAGCATAGACAAAAACCCACCTGTTTAACCACCAGGCCTCCTAGACTGTGGCAAATCCAAATAATCTTGGGCGCCCTCGCGGCCTACGGAGAGTTAGTTGTGGTCACCTGGTATTCCTCAAGGCAGTTCTGACGAACGCACCATCTGCTCGTTTCTCTCCATATCTAATAAGTTCAACAGGGTATCCGCATGGTCTTTAATACTGGCTGTGGACATGGTTCTCGCATCGGTTACAGTTGAATTGTAGCCGAAAACGAAGACGCGAGTGTTGGGAATATCCCGCGGAAGGTAATCCCGGGGCCAGAACGTGCCATTTTCATGAGTCCATGTTTGGAAAGGATGGTCATTTCGTGCGCGAGGATTCAGACCatggacgaagacgaaacTGGTCAGCAAGCATCAAAGTCAGCGATGAGATGAGAACAAAAATAGACCAAGGACTTACTCAATAAGAGGAGACTTAGTCGGAGTATATACCTCCTCGAGGAAAGGGA
Above is a window of Aspergillus puulaauensis MK2 DNA, chromosome 2, nearly complete sequence DNA encoding:
- a CDS encoding LipA and NB-ARC domain protein (COG:S;~EggNog:ENOG410QDUI;~InterPro:IPR011990,IPR029058;~PFAM:PF13424;~go_function: GO:0005515 - protein binding [Evidence IEA]); this encodes MSTASIKDHADTLLNLLDMERNEQMAARAPKIIWICHSLGGLVVKQALLNAHEDRKYTSIRTDTCGLVFFGTPHRGGKGVELGKIAANVAKFISRGHAKNDLLECLEENALFTRQMSSRFKQQLEDYQVVSFVEGKEVFIGGSGPASISHLVVDEESAILGLPGQRETRLKLDADHSQMCKVGSRGAMYKLIKGNIKQIADHVLLTERGFVPKPSTASPNPGPPLPPRLHLNSSLPYAGPPRTPDPSENQVIGVLFQPADNDPRSRQVAEHMNNWKWDDARRAQYPIFQEHHRTLGQDHYSTLLAGYYLADIELSAGCFLKAKEWGDWVCNNSQRVLTKRHELSMKSEGLMGELIFRLGKAQEGQSICSNVLARQQMTIGDDHLDTLDTRRRVALAYGQLNQRTEAIQAMTKYSESVGRVLGKNHILYFASVLDTAEQVLSQRLDSTDQLVSRFSITVSDPQAEACEAIVQELSTRLGRHHPLTIRGTWISGAMQALIQDNSTSSSETFRRALATAEEYLGPEHSETMSIVGIMGVMFALRGSLTQYGYNPYIQDKSANLTNALPWLQRYLSWAEKNQGIGSPEVQTILGLIAKMYFASQQYQQAQAYFDRLIASYRAAGMPVPDDIQSSYQLCRMNTRFLTPQIGGGSGTGLDFANILSSFRRL